Proteins encoded within one genomic window of Pararhizobium capsulatum DSM 1112:
- a CDS encoding GumC family protein — MSDVGAVHQDVDIDLGGLVRAIWKRRMRVLMATALCTGIAFVGANIISPDYRSETRLLIESREPEFSGANQLQTPSDSNFDESAIASQVQLLRSADLIKQVARNMKLYELKEFDPTASPSALSDILVMLGVKKNPLDLPPEERVLKEFDDKLQVYQVEKSRVIAVMFNSKDPRLAAAIPNEMAKVYLSLQSGAKLDSNSEASRWLEPEIANLREKVREAEAKVADYRSTSDLLMTGDNSNFATKQLNDISTELARVRSERASAEARAEGVRTTLASGRAADTLNDVVGSQMIQRLKETEANIQGQIADLSTTLLDGHPRLKGLKSQLQGIRTQILSETQKILASLDNEAGVSRLRERQLIQQMNTLKAASAKAGEDEVGLRALEREATAQRQLLETYLARYREATSRVGSNATPADGRVISQAVEPTEAYFPKVLPITIVAGLASFLISCVVIMLSELFSGRALRPVGSSRQLPQEHTEADALPGISPKEASPAFKATGAPLAGWQADEDLEADQDFSISAIADQLDMNDARVVVSVSPAGDEGSTNVVMLTRLLAEQGRKVILIDLTGSACPSKLMAQSLQLPGITNLLAGEVAFADTIHADRLSDAHIIPAGDADPAVAMRGVDRLSMIVDALSSAYDTVLVECGPAGTTAISRVARSPETTIVISAFGVDHAEIIATVAGFGEAGYSDILLMSGSGYPRSDNPGRRAA; from the coding sequence ATGTCGGACGTCGGCGCCGTTCATCAGGATGTAGACATCGATCTCGGTGGGCTTGTCCGCGCGATCTGGAAACGGCGCATGCGGGTGCTCATGGCCACCGCACTGTGCACAGGTATCGCCTTCGTCGGCGCGAACATAATTTCTCCGGATTATCGCTCCGAGACGCGGCTCCTGATCGAATCGCGTGAGCCGGAATTCAGCGGCGCCAACCAGCTCCAGACCCCGTCCGACAGCAACTTCGATGAATCCGCGATTGCAAGCCAGGTGCAGCTCCTGCGCTCGGCCGATCTGATCAAGCAGGTTGCGCGCAACATGAAGCTCTACGAGCTGAAGGAATTTGATCCGACCGCCAGTCCCTCGGCACTCTCCGATATTCTGGTCATGCTCGGCGTAAAGAAGAACCCGCTCGACCTGCCGCCGGAGGAGCGTGTCCTCAAGGAATTCGACGACAAGCTTCAGGTCTATCAGGTCGAGAAATCCCGCGTGATAGCGGTCATGTTCAATTCGAAGGACCCGCGTCTGGCCGCGGCCATTCCCAACGAGATGGCCAAGGTTTACCTGTCGCTGCAAAGCGGGGCAAAACTGGATTCGAATTCCGAGGCAAGCCGTTGGCTCGAGCCGGAAATCGCCAATCTGCGTGAGAAGGTGAGGGAGGCTGAGGCAAAGGTCGCCGATTACCGCTCGACCTCCGACCTGCTGATGACGGGCGACAACAGCAACTTCGCCACCAAGCAACTCAACGACATCTCCACGGAACTTGCCCGTGTGCGCAGCGAACGCGCAAGCGCCGAGGCCCGAGCCGAGGGGGTTCGCACGACATTGGCCAGCGGTCGCGCTGCCGATACGTTGAATGATGTCGTGGGATCGCAGATGATCCAGCGCCTCAAGGAAACCGAGGCGAACATCCAGGGGCAGATCGCCGATCTTTCTACAACCCTGCTCGACGGTCACCCACGCCTCAAGGGACTTAAGTCTCAGCTTCAGGGCATTCGCACACAGATTCTGAGCGAGACCCAGAAAATACTCGCCAGCCTGGACAATGAAGCCGGTGTTTCCCGGTTGCGCGAACGCCAATTGATCCAGCAGATGAACACCCTGAAGGCCGCATCTGCCAAGGCCGGTGAAGACGAGGTAGGACTGCGCGCGCTTGAACGCGAAGCGACGGCCCAGCGCCAGTTGCTCGAAACCTATCTGGCGCGTTACCGCGAAGCGACGTCCCGCGTGGGCAGCAACGCGACGCCAGCCGATGGCCGCGTGATTTCGCAGGCCGTGGAACCGACCGAAGCCTATTTCCCCAAGGTGTTGCCGATTACCATTGTCGCTGGTCTGGCAAGCTTCCTGATCAGCTGCGTCGTCATCATGCTGTCCGAGCTTTTCAGCGGCCGTGCCCTACGCCCGGTCGGTTCATCGCGGCAACTACCGCAGGAGCACACCGAAGCCGATGCGCTACCGGGTATTTCGCCCAAGGAAGCCTCGCCTGCTTTCAAAGCTACCGGTGCCCCGTTGGCAGGCTGGCAAGCTGACGAAGACCTCGAAGCGGATCAGGACTTCTCCATTTCGGCCATTGCTGATCAGCTTGACATGAACGATGCGCGCGTCGTGGTTTCCGTTTCCCCGGCGGGCGACGAAGGCTCGACGAATGTGGTGATGCTGACAAGGTTGCTGGCCGAGCAGGGGCGCAAGGTCATTCTCATCGACCTCACCGGATCGGCCTGCCCGAGCAAGTTGATGGCGCAGTCTCTCCAGCTGCCCGGGATCACAAATCTGCTCGCAGGCGAGGTTGCCTTTGCAGACACCATCCATGCGGACAGATTGTCGGACGCGCACATTATCCCGGCCGGCGACGCCGATCCTGCAGTGGCAATGCGTGGCGTCGATCGGCTCTCGATGATTGTCGATGCGCTGTCCAGCGCTTACGATACCGTGCTGGTCGAATGCGGCCCTGCCGGGACAACCGCAATTTCCCGCGTTGCGCGTTCGCCTGAGACGACAATCGTGATCTCTGCCTTCGGTGTGGACCATGCCGAGATCATCGCAACCGTCGCGGGCTTTGGCGAAGCCGGTTACAGCGATATTCTCTTGATGAGCGGCTCCGGTTATCCGCGCTCGGATAATCCGGGTCGTCGCGCTGCCTGA
- a CDS encoding GNAT family N-acetyltransferase, whose protein sequence is MSGVRLNIMPANEAPRRVWQTRRTPPLDLLALDAVRDDFSLSVHVSLDRLEDEWRALEQGSQNSLHQSFDWCAAWAATHENQLLLVRGRVGQDTAFILPLELIRGRFFQTVRFIGSDHSNINTGIFARDFDPAADGELAAKLISELSLKLARLADIVTLEKIPLAWRGFQHPFAALPAVRNQNSSYQLPLFESFEKTLTQVNAKRRRKKFRVSEKRLQALGGYEYVVATSHDESRRLLCTFFQQKAERFKTMGLPNVFQDAETQAFFKDLAARPREHEHRPLELHAIRLKGENAGRVIAIAGVSRKGDHVICQFGSIDETLATDCSPGEFLFHLMIERCCREGAALFDFGIGDQPYKRSWCTVETAQYDIVLPLTARGRLAAYIHRTIVRSKAAIKKNRRIYNTLQKIRQQRQTSAKTTDTDAEE, encoded by the coding sequence ATGAGCGGTGTGCGCCTCAACATAATGCCCGCGAACGAGGCTCCCCGCCGCGTATGGCAGACGCGTCGCACCCCCCCGCTTGATTTGCTGGCGCTTGACGCCGTACGCGATGATTTTAGTCTCAGCGTTCACGTCAGCCTCGATCGCCTTGAAGACGAATGGCGTGCACTGGAACAGGGCAGCCAAAATTCGTTGCATCAAAGTTTCGACTGGTGTGCCGCCTGGGCGGCGACCCATGAGAACCAGCTCCTGCTCGTGCGCGGACGCGTCGGTCAGGATACCGCCTTCATCCTGCCGCTGGAACTCATACGTGGACGATTCTTCCAGACCGTGCGTTTCATCGGCTCTGATCATTCCAACATCAACACGGGCATCTTTGCCCGTGATTTCGATCCCGCCGCCGATGGGGAACTGGCTGCAAAGCTTATCAGCGAGCTTTCGCTGAAACTGGCCCGACTTGCCGACATCGTAACGCTGGAGAAAATCCCCCTGGCGTGGCGCGGCTTCCAGCATCCCTTTGCCGCGCTCCCGGCCGTGCGCAATCAGAACTCTTCCTATCAGCTGCCGTTGTTCGAGTCTTTTGAGAAGACGCTGACGCAGGTCAATGCAAAGCGCCGACGAAAGAAGTTTCGCGTTTCCGAAAAACGATTGCAGGCCCTCGGTGGCTACGAATACGTCGTAGCCACATCACACGACGAAAGCCGGCGGCTCCTTTGCACATTCTTCCAGCAAAAGGCCGAACGCTTCAAGACGATGGGGCTGCCGAACGTCTTCCAAGACGCGGAGACGCAGGCCTTTTTCAAGGATTTGGCCGCCCGGCCACGCGAGCATGAACACAGGCCACTGGAGTTGCACGCTATTCGCCTCAAGGGCGAAAACGCCGGTCGCGTCATCGCAATCGCCGGCGTGTCGCGCAAGGGCGATCACGTGATCTGCCAATTCGGCTCGATCGACGAAACCTTGGCGACCGATTGCAGCCCGGGAGAGTTTCTCTTTCACCTGATGATTGAAAGATGCTGCCGCGAAGGCGCTGCGCTTTTCGATTTCGGCATCGGCGACCAACCCTACAAGCGCTCGTGGTGCACCGTGGAGACTGCACAGTACGATATCGTTCTGCCGCTCACCGCGCGCGGTCGACTGGCAGCCTACATCCACAGGACGATCGTGCGCTCCAAGGCCGCCATCAAGAAGAACCGACGGATATACAACACTCTTCAGAAGATACGGCAGCAGCGCCAGACCAGCGCAAAAACGACCGATACGGACGCCGAAGAATAA
- a CDS encoding metallophosphoesterase family protein translates to MQIAVIADIHGNDLALEAVLTDIEHHGITDIVNLGDHLSSPLNAACTVDILMARNFPSVRGNHDRWLVTLDPADMGRSDRAAFDQLSSHHLEWLRSLPATLIYHDEILLCHGTPESDIDYWLEDLTPKGIVHMADRHLIRERLAGVDFPVVLCAHTHVARMVRLPDGPLIVNPGSVGCQGYYSDEPIPHKVETGSPDASYAILTKINGKWDATFRRVAYDHSAMASLARERGREEWANVLETGWLDPASS, encoded by the coding sequence ATGCAGATCGCAGTCATTGCCGATATCCACGGAAACGACCTCGCTCTTGAAGCCGTGCTGACGGATATCGAACACCACGGCATCACCGATATCGTCAATCTTGGTGATCATCTGAGCAGCCCGCTCAATGCTGCTTGCACGGTCGATATTCTGATGGCTCGCAATTTCCCTTCCGTCCGCGGCAACCATGATCGGTGGCTGGTCACGCTCGATCCCGCCGACATGGGGCGCTCCGACCGCGCCGCCTTCGATCAGTTGTCATCACACCATCTCGAATGGCTTCGATCGTTGCCGGCAACACTGATCTACCACGACGAAATCCTGCTCTGCCATGGCACACCCGAGAGCGATATCGACTACTGGCTTGAGGATCTGACGCCGAAAGGCATCGTGCATATGGCTGACCGGCATCTCATCCGCGAGCGGCTGGCCGGCGTCGATTTTCCGGTCGTGCTCTGCGCTCACACCCACGTTGCGCGCATGGTTCGGCTCCCGGATGGTCCGCTGATCGTCAATCCCGGCAGTGTCGGCTGCCAAGGATATTACAGCGATGAGCCAATACCGCATAAGGTCGAAACCGGATCGCCCGACGCCTCCTATGCCATCCTTACCAAAATCAACGGCAAATGGGACGCTACCTTCCGCCGCGTTGCCTATGATCACAGCGCAATGGCATCACTTGCCCGTGAACGCGGACGGGAGGAATGGGCAAACGTGCTTGAAACCGGATGGCTCGATCCTGCTTCATCCTGA
- a CDS encoding DUF2842 domain-containing protein, whose amino-acid sequence MPVRLRKLIGTILIIILVVVYSLAATTFASLLLGAAPWWVHLLYFFFTGLLWVLPAMLIIKWMEKPAKPE is encoded by the coding sequence ATGCCAGTACGCCTCAGAAAACTGATCGGCACGATCCTCATCATCATTCTCGTCGTCGTCTATTCCTTGGCGGCCACCACATTTGCATCCCTGCTGCTGGGTGCAGCACCCTGGTGGGTGCATCTGCTCTATTTCTTCTTCACCGGCCTGCTGTGGGTTCTGCCGGCGATGCTGATCATCAAATGGATGGAAAAACCCGCCAAACCGGAGTGA
- a CDS encoding COX15/CtaA family protein: protein MTQISATPTEQQLRGEMDTARRNRRQIRTWLWVVVFTLFALVLVGGATRLTESGLSITQWKPIHGVIPPLNDAEWQEEFALYKQIPQYSQLNSDMTVEGFKSIFWWEWAHRLLARSIGMVFALPLAWFWLRGKVETGLKLPLVGILALGGFQGFIGWWMVSSGLADRTEVSQYRLATHLVIACLIFASCVWIARGLSPHSNDKPPASCSKTMAAAIAIMALFQIYLGALVAGLDAGLSYNTWPLMDGAVVPSDLFIQQPAWINIFENPKTVQFIHRCGAYVLFAMVFVHMLYSLARGAGTTHARRSVLLFVLVTLQASIGIVTLLMQVPVVWGVAHQGGALIVLGFALAHWRGFIGEYPWEMRIKERQ from the coding sequence ATGACGCAGATTAGCGCGACGCCAACGGAACAACAGCTTCGTGGGGAAATGGATACGGCGCGTCGCAATCGGCGGCAGATCCGCACATGGCTCTGGGTCGTTGTGTTCACGCTGTTTGCGCTCGTTCTCGTCGGCGGCGCCACGCGTCTGACTGAATCCGGCCTGTCGATTACCCAATGGAAGCCGATCCACGGCGTCATCCCCCCGCTGAACGATGCCGAATGGCAGGAAGAATTCGCGCTCTACAAGCAGATCCCGCAATATTCGCAGCTCAACAGCGACATGACCGTCGAGGGTTTCAAGTCGATCTTCTGGTGGGAATGGGCGCACCGGCTGCTGGCGCGCTCCATCGGCATGGTCTTTGCGCTGCCGCTGGCGTGGTTCTGGCTGCGCGGAAAGGTCGAGACAGGGCTGAAGCTGCCGCTTGTCGGTATTCTTGCTCTTGGCGGGTTTCAGGGTTTTATCGGCTGGTGGATGGTTTCTTCCGGTCTGGCGGATCGAACCGAGGTCAGCCAATATAGGCTTGCGACCCATCTGGTCATTGCCTGTCTGATCTTTGCTTCCTGCGTCTGGATCGCGCGGGGACTTTCGCCGCATTCGAATGACAAACCGCCGGCAAGCTGTTCGAAGACTATGGCTGCAGCGATCGCGATCATGGCGCTGTTCCAGATCTATCTCGGTGCACTGGTCGCCGGGCTTGATGCAGGTTTGAGCTACAATACCTGGCCGCTAATGGACGGCGCGGTCGTGCCGAGCGACCTTTTCATCCAGCAGCCGGCCTGGATCAATATCTTCGAAAACCCGAAGACCGTGCAGTTCATCCACCGTTGCGGCGCTTATGTGTTGTTTGCAATGGTTTTCGTGCACATGCTTTACTCGCTGGCGCGCGGTGCCGGCACCACCCATGCTCGTCGCTCCGTGCTGCTTTTCGTGCTGGTGACGCTGCAGGCCTCGATCGGCATCGTGACGCTGTTGATGCAGGTGCCGGTCGTCTGGGGTGTCGCGCATCAGGGGGGCGCACTCATCGTGCTCGGCTTCGCGCTCGCGCATTGGCGTGGCTTTATCGGCGAATATCCATGGGAGATGCGCATCAAGGAGAGGCAGTAG
- the argC gene encoding N-acetyl-gamma-glutamyl-phosphate reductase, with the protein MKPKFFIDGEHGTTGLQIRSRMAGRADVELLSIPEAERRNAAMREDLLNHADIAILCLPDDASKQAVTMLEGNNRVRIIDTSTAYRIAPDWAYGFAEMDKEQAAKIRDARLVANPGCYPTGAIGLIRPLRQAGILPEEYPVSVNAISGYTGGGKQMIAQMEDPANPDPISSPHFLYAMPLKHKHVPEMRTHGLLARSPIFSPSVGRFPQGMIVQVPLFLDQLKDGATLESIHATLAAHYAGQDIVTVVPLEESAKLPRIDAIELAGKDTMKLFVFGTPGSDQVNLVALLDNLGKGASGAAVQNMDLMLSA; encoded by the coding sequence ATGAAGCCGAAATTTTTCATCGATGGCGAACACGGAACCACCGGCCTGCAGATCCGCAGCCGCATGGCCGGCCGCGCCGACGTGGAACTCCTGTCGATCCCCGAGGCCGAGCGCCGCAACGCCGCGATGCGCGAAGACCTGCTGAACCACGCCGACATCGCTATTCTCTGCCTGCCGGACGACGCCTCGAAACAGGCCGTCACCATGCTCGAAGGCAACAACAGGGTGCGGATCATCGACACCTCGACCGCTTATCGCATCGCGCCCGACTGGGCCTACGGCTTTGCCGAGATGGACAAGGAACAGGCCGCGAAAATCCGCGACGCGCGGCTGGTCGCCAATCCGGGCTGCTACCCGACCGGCGCCATCGGCCTCATCCGCCCGCTGCGCCAAGCCGGCATTCTGCCCGAGGAATATCCGGTCAGCGTCAATGCCATTTCCGGCTATACCGGCGGCGGCAAGCAGATGATCGCCCAGATGGAAGACCCCGCAAACCCTGACCCGATCAGTTCGCCGCACTTCCTCTATGCCATGCCGCTCAAGCACAAGCATGTCCCGGAAATGCGCACGCACGGGCTTCTCGCCCGTTCGCCGATTTTCTCGCCCTCCGTCGGTCGTTTCCCGCAGGGCATGATTGTGCAGGTGCCACTGTTCCTCGACCAGCTGAAGGATGGCGCGACGCTGGAAAGCATCCACGCAACCCTCGCTGCTCATTATGCCGGGCAGGATATCGTCACGGTCGTGCCACTCGAAGAGAGCGCCAAGCTGCCACGCATTGATGCTATCGAGCTTGCCGGCAAGGATACGATGAAGCTCTTCGTCTTCGGCACGCCGGGCAGCGATCAGGTCAACCTCGTCGCCCTGCTCGACAATCTCGGCAAGGGCGCCTCCGGTGCCGCCGTCCAGAACATGGACCTGATGCTCTCGGCGTGA
- the speB gene encoding agmatinase produces MANRTIDHAITATSLTSAASDPTHAGILSFMRRKYTKKLAGVDAVVWGIPFDAATSNRPGARFGPQAIRRASAIFDNDPQYPFERDLFAHMATIDYGDCLLDYGNHSKTPATIEREAAKILKSGAFLLTLGGDHFITLPLLRAHAAVHGSLALVHFDAHQDTWPDEKGRIDHGSFLGRAVREGLIDTEASIQIGIRTHAPDDCDIRILYGYDVEEMSTQAIADAIIEQVGDKAAYLTFDIDCLDPAYAPGTGTPVSGGPSSAKILSVLRKLGPLRFKGADVVEVAPAYDHADVTAIAASTVAMYMLGLHAEDLAEREPVA; encoded by the coding sequence ATGGCAAACCGGACGATCGATCACGCAATCACAGCGACGTCGCTGACATCTGCTGCGTCCGACCCCACCCATGCCGGCATCCTGTCCTTCATGCGCCGCAAATATACGAAGAAGCTTGCGGGCGTCGACGCCGTTGTCTGGGGCATCCCCTTCGATGCCGCGACCTCCAATCGCCCCGGTGCCCGCTTTGGACCGCAGGCGATCCGCCGCGCCTCGGCGATCTTCGACAACGATCCGCAATACCCCTTCGAGCGAGATCTCTTTGCTCATATGGCGACCATAGACTATGGCGACTGCCTGCTCGACTATGGCAACCATTCGAAGACGCCCGCAACGATCGAGCGTGAAGCCGCAAAGATCCTGAAGAGCGGCGCCTTCCTGCTGACGCTCGGTGGCGACCACTTCATTACCCTGCCATTGCTGCGCGCCCATGCCGCCGTTCACGGCTCCCTCGCCCTCGTCCATTTCGACGCACATCAGGACACCTGGCCGGATGAGAAGGGCCGCATCGATCACGGCTCCTTCCTCGGCCGCGCCGTCCGCGAGGGCCTGATCGACACGGAAGCCTCGATCCAGATCGGCATCCGCACCCATGCGCCTGATGATTGCGATATCCGCATTCTCTACGGCTACGACGTGGAGGAGATGAGCACACAGGCGATCGCCGATGCGATCATCGAACAGGTCGGCGACAAGGCTGCTTATCTCACCTTCGATATCGACTGCCTCGACCCCGCCTATGCGCCCGGCACAGGAACCCCCGTCTCCGGCGGCCCGTCGAGCGCCAAAATCCTCTCCGTTCTTCGCAAGCTGGGTCCGCTCCGCTTCAAAGGCGCAGATGTCGTTGAAGTGGCGCCCGCCTATGACCATGCCGATGTCACCGCCATCGCGGCGTCCACCGTTGCGATGTACATGCTGGGGCTGCATGCGGAAGACCTGGCCGAGCGCGAACCGGTCGCCTGA
- the rpsI gene encoding 30S ribosomal protein S9 has protein sequence MADLSSLKDLGTVTEATASAPVHVRKVDAQGRSYATGKRKNAVARVWVKPGSGKITVNGKEFAQYFARPVLQMILRQPIFAAARDGQFDIDATVAGGGLSGQAGAVRHGISKALTYFEPGLRSVLKKGGFLTRDSRVVERKKYGKAKARRSFQFSKR, from the coding sequence GTGGCTGATCTCTCTTCTCTGAAAGACCTCGGCACGGTGACTGAAGCAACTGCTTCGGCTCCGGTTCATGTCCGCAAGGTCGATGCCCAGGGTCGCTCCTACGCGACCGGCAAGCGCAAGAACGCCGTTGCCCGCGTCTGGGTCAAGCCGGGCTCCGGCAAGATCACAGTCAACGGCAAGGAGTTCGCTCAGTACTTCGCCCGTCCGGTTCTGCAGATGATCCTGCGTCAGCCGATTTTCGCTGCTGCCCGTGATGGCCAGTTCGATATCGACGCGACCGTTGCCGGCGGCGGCCTCTCCGGCCAGGCCGGTGCCGTGCGTCACGGCATCTCCAAGGCTCTCACCTACTTCGAACCGGGCCTGCGCTCGGTCCTGAAGAAGGGTGGCTTCCTGACCCGCGACAGCCGCGTTGTCGAGCGTAAGAAGTACGGTAAGGCCAAGGCCCGCCGTTCGTTCCAGTTCTCGAAGCGTTAA
- the rplM gene encoding 50S ribosomal protein L13 yields the protein MSTFVQKPAEVEKKWIIIDAEGLVVGRVATIIANILRGKHKATYTPHVDDGDNVIVINAEKAVLTGKKYTDKKYYWHTGYPGGIKERTARQIIEGRFPERVLEKAVERMVPRGPLGRRQMKNLRVYAGSNHPHEAQQPTVLDVAKLNSKNTRSA from the coding sequence ATGTCAACCTTCGTTCAGAAGCCTGCAGAGGTGGAGAAGAAGTGGATCATCATCGACGCCGAAGGCCTCGTTGTTGGCCGCGTCGCCACTATCATCGCCAACATCCTGCGTGGCAAGCACAAGGCAACCTACACCCCTCACGTTGATGATGGCGACAACGTCATCGTTATCAACGCCGAGAAGGCTGTCCTGACTGGCAAGAAGTACACCGACAAGAAGTACTACTGGCACACCGGCTATCCCGGCGGCATCAAGGAGCGCACCGCGCGCCAGATCATCGAAGGCCGCTTCCCGGAGCGCGTTCTTGAGAAGGCCGTTGAGCGCATGGTTCCCCGTGGCCCGCTCGGCCGTCGCCAGATGAAGAACCTTCGCGTTTACGCCGGTTCCAACCATCCGCATGAAGCACAGCAGCCGACCGTCCTCGACGTCGCCAAGCTGAACAGCAAGAACACAAGGAGCGCCTAA
- a CDS encoding PaaI family thioesterase has protein sequence MNPVMTVEELNRFLDSDFPEVHTDGRVFEVVSVGPGTATMRFDPLTRHLRPGATISGPALFTLTDVAAYVTLIAHIGPVALAVTTNLNINFLRKPGLGPLECCCRILKLGKRLAVLDAAITATGDTKIVAHATATYSIPPK, from the coding sequence ATGAACCCCGTCATGACGGTCGAAGAGCTGAACCGTTTTCTCGATTCGGATTTCCCCGAAGTTCATACAGACGGGCGCGTGTTCGAGGTCGTGAGCGTCGGCCCAGGCACCGCAACAATGCGATTCGATCCCCTGACGCGGCATCTGCGCCCCGGCGCCACTATCTCAGGCCCCGCCCTTTTTACGCTTACCGATGTCGCTGCTTACGTGACGCTGATCGCCCATATCGGCCCGGTCGCGCTCGCGGTGACAACCAATCTCAACATCAACTTCCTCCGCAAGCCAGGACTCGGCCCCCTCGAATGCTGCTGCCGTATCCTCAAACTCGGCAAGCGCCTCGCCGTGCTCGATGCCGCCATCACCGCAACCGGAGATACGAAAATCGTCGCCCATGCCACCGCGACCTATTCGATTCCGCCCAAATAA
- a CDS encoding enoyl-CoA hydratase, producing the protein MADIVSLHPEEPRGLLLKDRTENVLRLTLNNPPTNALSIAVMEALLAELDAIAGMTDIRVVVLAATGQVFSAGHDLKELTVHRDDEDQGRAFFEKTTRLAADLMLKINGLPQPVIAEIDGLATAAGCQLVASCDLAICTDTATFCTPGVNIGLFCSTPMVAVSRAAHRKQAMEMLLTGETIDASTAKDFGLVNRIVPKQYLQQVVNKYAAVIASKSPQALRIGKEAFHRQAEMGLEEAYAFVTNVMVENLLLEDAQEGIGAFLGKRMPEWKGV; encoded by the coding sequence ATGGCCGATATCGTTTCCCTGCACCCGGAAGAGCCTCGTGGACTTCTGCTTAAAGACCGCACCGAAAATGTGCTGCGGCTGACGCTCAACAATCCACCGACCAACGCGCTTTCGATTGCGGTCATGGAGGCGCTTCTCGCGGAACTCGATGCGATCGCCGGTATGACGGATATCCGCGTCGTCGTGCTCGCGGCGACCGGACAGGTGTTTTCCGCCGGCCATGATCTCAAGGAGCTTACGGTCCATCGCGACGACGAGGATCAGGGACGCGCGTTCTTTGAAAAAACGACAAGGCTCGCCGCTGACCTGATGCTGAAGATCAACGGCCTGCCGCAGCCGGTGATCGCCGAGATCGACGGGCTCGCGACCGCTGCAGGCTGCCAGCTCGTGGCCAGCTGCGATCTGGCGATCTGCACCGATACCGCGACCTTCTGTACGCCGGGCGTCAACATCGGCCTGTTCTGCTCGACGCCGATGGTCGCCGTCTCGCGGGCGGCGCATCGCAAGCAGGCGATGGAAATGCTGTTGACCGGCGAGACGATCGACGCCTCGACGGCAAAGGATTTCGGCCTCGTCAACCGTATCGTGCCGAAGCAGTACCTGCAGCAGGTTGTCAACAAATACGCCGCCGTCATCGCCTCGAAGTCGCCGCAGGCGTTGAGGATCGGCAAGGAAGCCTTCCATCGTCAGGCGGAGATGGGGCTGGAGGAGGCCTATGCCTTTGTGACCAATGTGATGGTCGAGAACCTGTTGCTCGAGGATGCGCAGGAAGGGATAGGCGCGTTTCTGGGCAAGCGGATGCCGGAGTGGAAGGGCGTCTAG
- a CDS encoding type II toxin-antitoxin system RelE/ParE family toxin, producing MLHNARSLDDLSPLKSVGLHKLSGDRKDQRALIINGPWRLCFRFEGGDAYDVEIIDYH from the coding sequence ATGTTGCACAATGCGCGTTCGTTGGACGATTTGAGCCCGCTGAAGTCTGTCGGTCTACACAAGCTTTCGGGCGATCGTAAGGACCAACGGGCGCTGATCATCAACGGCCCGTGGCGTCTTTGTTTTCGGTTTGAAGGTGGCGATGCCTATGACGTGGAAATCATCGACTACCACTGA
- a CDS encoding HigA family addiction module antitoxin: MFEVHPGAILKDELETREMTGNALALALRINSGRVSEILNGKRAISADTALRLGQFFGNDPQFWLGLQATYDLAVASRENGDRIKIEVLPAKSAA, encoded by the coding sequence ATGTTTGAGGTTCATCCCGGCGCAATTCTGAAGGACGAACTCGAGACCCGTGAAATGACGGGAAACGCTTTGGCCCTGGCGCTGCGTATCAATTCCGGTCGCGTGTCGGAAATCCTCAATGGCAAGCGCGCGATTTCTGCGGACACAGCATTGAGGTTGGGGCAGTTCTTCGGAAACGACCCGCAGTTCTGGCTTGGCCTTCAGGCGACTTACGATCTCGCCGTTGCTTCGCGCGAGAATGGTGACCGTATCAAGATCGAGGTGTTGCCGGCGAAATCGGCAGCTTAG